In Rhodospirillum rubrum ATCC 11170, a genomic segment contains:
- the hutU gene encoding urocanate hydratase, whose translation MSDRLDNQRVVRAPRGPEITCKSWLSEAPLRMLMNNLDPEVAEKPEELVVYGGIGRAARNWQCYDQIVAALKRLEDDETLLVQSGKAVGVFKTHRDAPRVLIANSNLVPHWATWETFHALDRAGLMMYGQMTAGSWIYIGSQGIVQGTYETFVEAGRRHYGGSLAGRWILTGGLGGMGGAQPLAATMAGASMLAVECQPSRIEARLRTGYLDRQTADLDQALAWIAEAGAPGAKPVSVGLLGNAAEVFPELVKRGVRPDLVTDQTSAHDPLNGYLPAGWSLERWERGRERAPAEVIAAAKASMATQVRAMLAFHAQGIPTVDYGNNIRQRALEEGVSDAFAFPGFVPAYIRPLFCRGIGPFRWAALSGDPEDIYRTDAKVKELIPDDPHLHTWLDMARERIHFQGLPSRICWVGLGDRHRLGLAFNAMVASGELKAPVVIGRDHLDSGSVASPNRETEAMRDGSDAVSDWPLLNALLNTAGGATWVSLHHGGGVGMGFSQHAGMVIVCDGSEDAARRIGRVLWNDPATGVMRHADAGYDDAIACAREKGLDLPFLG comes from the coding sequence ATGTCCGATCGTCTCGACAATCAGCGCGTGGTGCGCGCCCCCCGTGGCCCCGAGATCACTTGCAAAAGCTGGCTGTCGGAAGCCCCTTTGCGCATGTTGATGAACAACCTCGACCCCGAGGTGGCTGAAAAGCCGGAAGAATTGGTGGTTTATGGCGGCATCGGCCGGGCGGCGCGCAATTGGCAATGCTATGACCAGATCGTCGCCGCGCTCAAGCGCCTGGAAGACGATGAAACCCTGTTGGTCCAATCGGGCAAGGCGGTGGGCGTGTTCAAAACCCACCGCGACGCCCCGCGCGTGCTGATCGCCAATTCCAATCTGGTGCCCCATTGGGCGACCTGGGAGACCTTTCACGCCCTCGACCGCGCCGGGCTGATGATGTACGGCCAGATGACCGCCGGGTCGTGGATCTATATCGGCAGCCAGGGCATCGTTCAGGGCACCTATGAGACCTTCGTCGAAGCCGGGCGGCGCCATTACGGTGGGTCTTTGGCCGGACGCTGGATCCTGACCGGCGGCTTGGGCGGTATGGGCGGCGCCCAGCCGCTGGCCGCCACCATGGCCGGGGCGTCGATGCTGGCGGTGGAGTGCCAGCCCAGTCGCATCGAGGCGCGGCTGCGCACGGGCTATCTTGATCGCCAGACCGCCGATCTTGATCAAGCCCTGGCCTGGATCGCCGAGGCCGGCGCTCCGGGGGCCAAGCCGGTTTCCGTCGGCCTGCTCGGCAATGCCGCCGAGGTGTTTCCCGAGCTGGTCAAGCGTGGCGTCCGCCCCGATCTGGTGACCGACCAGACCTCGGCCCACGACCCGCTGAACGGCTATCTGCCCGCCGGGTGGAGCCTGGAGCGTTGGGAGCGGGGGCGCGAGCGCGCGCCGGCCGAGGTGATCGCCGCGGCCAAGGCGTCGATGGCGACCCAGGTGCGCGCCATGCTGGCCTTCCACGCCCAGGGCATTCCCACCGTCGATTACGGCAACAACATCCGCCAAAGGGCGCTTGAGGAAGGGGTGAGCGACGCCTTCGCCTTCCCCGGCTTCGTGCCGGCCTATATCCGGCCGCTGTTTTGCCGGGGCATCGGTCCCTTCCGCTGGGCGGCGCTGTCGGGCGATCCCGAGGATATCTATCGCACCGACGCCAAGGTGAAGGAGCTGATCCCCGATGATCCCCATCTGCACACCTGGCTCGACATGGCGCGCGAGCGTATCCACTTCCAGGGACTGCCCTCGCGCATCTGCTGGGTCGGCCTGGGCGATCGCCATCGCCTGGGGCTGGCCTTCAACGCCATGGTGGCGAGCGGTGAATTAAAGGCGCCGGTGGTCATCGGCCGCGACCACCTTGACAGCGGCTCTGTCGCCAGCCCCAACCGCGAGACCGAGGCGATGCGCGACGGCTCCGACGCCGTGTCGGACTGGCCGTTGCTCAACGCCCTGCTCAATACCGCCGGCGGCGCCACTTGGGTCAGCCTGCACCACGGCGGCGGCGTCGGCATGGGCTTTTCCCAGCATGCGGGCATGGTCATCGTCTGCGACGGCAGCGAGGACGCGGCGCGGCGCATCGGCCGCGTGCTGTGGAACGACCCGGCCACCGGCGTCATGCGCCACGCCGACGCCGGCTACGACGACGCCATCGCCTGCGCCCGGGAAAAAGGTCTGGACCTGCCGTTCTTGGGGTAA
- a CDS encoding addiction module antidote protein: MTLPTAPFDGADYLSDTETIAHYLTAALEDPDPDVFLLAMGDAVRARGVKDLAQDSGLGRENLSKAFAPGAKPRFETVLKVARALGAPLEARPLPPPR; encoded by the coding sequence ATGACGCTTCCCACCGCGCCCTTCGATGGGGCCGACTATCTGAGCGATACCGAAACCATCGCGCATTATCTGACGGCCGCCCTGGAAGATCCCGATCCCGATGTTTTCCTTTTGGCGATGGGCGATGCCGTCCGGGCGCGCGGGGTCAAGGACTTGGCCCAGGACAGCGGTCTCGGGCGCGAAAACCTGTCCAAGGCCTTCGCGCCCGGCGCCAAGCCGCGCTTTGAAACCGTGCTCAAGGTCGCCCGGGCGCTTGGCGCCCCCCTCGAAGCCCGCCCGCTCCCTCCCCCTCGTTGA
- a CDS encoding SDR family oxidoreductase yields the protein MTDPSPSLAGKTLFISGASRGIGKAIALRAAQDGANIAIIAKTSDPNPKLPGTIHSAATEIEAAGGKALALAVDIRDEAAIADAVARTLETFGGIDIVINNASAISLSTTAETPMKRFDLMVGINTRGTFAVTQACLPALRKAANPHILTLSPPPSLDPRWFGPHVAYTISKMGMSLCVLGWAEEFREAGIAANALWPRTVIDTAALRMLGGAVKPEFCRKPEIVADAAHAILTRDARACTGHFFLDDEVLAEEGITDLTAYAVSPGHPLLPDLFLE from the coding sequence ATGACCGATCCGTCGCCTTCACTTGCCGGCAAGACCCTGTTCATTTCGGGGGCCAGCCGGGGCATCGGCAAGGCCATCGCCCTGCGCGCCGCCCAAGATGGCGCCAATATCGCCATCATCGCCAAGACCAGCGACCCCAACCCCAAACTGCCCGGCACCATCCACAGCGCGGCGACCGAGATCGAAGCCGCCGGCGGCAAGGCCCTGGCCCTGGCCGTGGATATCCGCGACGAGGCGGCGATCGCCGATGCCGTCGCCCGCACCCTGGAAACCTTCGGCGGCATCGATATCGTCATCAACAACGCCAGCGCCATCAGCCTGTCGACCACCGCCGAAACGCCGATGAAGCGCTTCGATCTGATGGTCGGCATCAACACGCGCGGCACCTTCGCCGTCACCCAGGCCTGCCTGCCGGCCCTGCGCAAGGCGGCCAATCCCCATATCCTGACGCTGTCGCCGCCGCCCTCGCTCGATCCCCGCTGGTTCGGCCCCCATGTCGCCTATACGATCAGCAAGATGGGGATGAGCCTCTGCGTGCTCGGCTGGGCCGAGGAATTCCGCGAGGCCGGCATCGCCGCCAACGCCCTGTGGCCGCGCACGGTGATCGATACCGCCGCCTTGCGCATGCTGGGCGGCGCGGTCAAGCCGGAGTTCTGCCGCAAGCCCGAGATCGTCGCCGACGCCGCCCACGCCATCCTGACCCGTGACGCCCGCGCCTGCACCGGCCACTTTTTCCTCGATGACGAGGTTCTGGCCGAAGAGGGCATCACCGACCTGACCGCCTACGCCGTCTCCCCCGGCCACCCTCTGCTCCCCGATCTGTTCTTGGAGTGA
- a CDS encoding thioesterase family protein, translated as MNLWLRLIKVLLMSFWRPRLGLLDASVLSFAVLPTDLDFNRHMTNARYLSLMDLGRLDLILRSGMWRLVLRQSLQPVIGGALVRFRHALRPFQPFRLTTRVLAWDARWLFIEHRVETLDGKPACTAVVRAAFVASTGMLPTADLLTRLGYGGAAPDVPAWIAPWLQADLACQPASPPLENPL; from the coding sequence ATGAACCTGTGGCTGAGACTCATCAAGGTGCTGTTGATGTCGTTCTGGCGGCCCCGGCTTGGGTTGCTCGACGCTTCGGTCTTGTCTTTCGCCGTGCTGCCCACCGACCTCGACTTCAACCGCCATATGACCAATGCCCGCTATCTCAGCCTGATGGACCTGGGCCGGCTTGACCTGATCTTGCGTTCGGGGATGTGGCGTTTGGTGCTGCGCCAGTCTCTTCAGCCGGTGATCGGCGGGGCCTTGGTGCGCTTCCGCCATGCCCTGCGCCCCTTTCAGCCCTTTCGCCTGACCACCCGGGTTCTCGCCTGGGACGCGCGCTGGCTGTTCATCGAACACCGGGTGGAAACCCTTGATGGCAAGCCGGCCTGCACCGCCGTCGTCCGCGCCGCCTTCGTCGCCTCGACCGGCATGCTGCCGACCGCCGATCTGCTGACCCGCCTGGGCTATGGCGGCGCGGCCCCCGACGTCCCGGCCTGGATCGCGCCGTGGCTTCAGGCCGACCTCGCCTGCCAGCCCGCCTCCCCGCCTTTGGAGAACCCCCTATGA
- a CDS encoding acyl-CoA dehydrogenase C-terminal domain-containing protein translates to MAGYKAPLRDMRYVLYDLFDGASLTTLPGYEEFTADLIDPVLEEAAKICEDVLQPLNRPGDEEGCVLENGVVRTPKGFPEAYRTFREGGWTSITCDPAHGGQGLPQVVNTFIEEMICAANLSFGMYPGLSHGAYVALKQFGTEDQKARYLPALVDGTWTGTMCLTEPQCGTDLGLLRTKAVPDGEGGYKITGTKIFISAGDHDLTENILHLVLARLPDAPKGIKGISLFLVPKVLVTEEGALGDRNAVTCGALEHKMGIKASSTCVLNFDEATGWLIGEPHKGMRAMFAMMNTARLGVGVQGLGLAEASYQGAVAYARDRLQGRSPSGVKAPDKPADPLIVHPDVRRMLLTQRAIVEGGRALAAWVGLALDRQHHAGDPATRAEAGEFVALMTPVVKALLTDLGSEATNLGVQVFGGHGYIREHGMEQYIRDCRITQIYEGTNGIQALDLVGRKLPENAGRNLRRFFHPVADYIEARLDDDTLAEFVGPLAKTFVRLQQATAQVARVGMTKPAEAAAAATDYQRLLGFTALAYLWARMAELSLPKAGTAEDNDAFHSAKVATARVFMERLLPQTSGLFATIMAGGRSLEAFPDAAF, encoded by the coding sequence ATGGCCGGATACAAGGCTCCCCTGCGCGACATGCGCTATGTGCTTTACGACTTGTTCGATGGCGCGTCGCTGACCACCCTTCCCGGGTACGAGGAGTTCACCGCCGATCTGATCGATCCGGTGCTCGAAGAAGCCGCCAAGATTTGCGAAGACGTCCTCCAGCCGCTCAACCGCCCCGGCGACGAGGAGGGCTGCGTTCTGGAAAACGGCGTCGTCCGTACCCCCAAGGGCTTCCCCGAGGCTTACCGGACCTTCCGCGAGGGCGGCTGGACCTCGATCACCTGCGATCCCGCCCACGGCGGCCAGGGCCTGCCCCAGGTGGTCAACACCTTCATCGAAGAGATGATCTGCGCCGCCAATCTGTCGTTTGGCATGTATCCCGGGCTGTCGCATGGCGCCTATGTGGCGCTCAAGCAGTTCGGCACCGAAGATCAGAAGGCCCGTTATCTGCCGGCCCTGGTCGATGGCACCTGGACGGGCACCATGTGCCTGACCGAACCCCAGTGCGGAACCGACCTGGGGCTGTTGCGCACCAAGGCGGTGCCCGATGGCGAGGGCGGCTATAAGATCACCGGCACCAAGATCTTCATCTCGGCGGGCGATCACGACCTGACCGAGAATATCCTGCATCTGGTGCTGGCCCGCCTGCCCGACGCCCCCAAGGGCATCAAGGGCATCAGCCTGTTCCTGGTGCCCAAGGTCCTGGTTACCGAGGAAGGCGCCCTTGGCGACCGCAACGCCGTGACCTGCGGCGCCCTCGAACACAAGATGGGGATCAAGGCGTCGTCGACCTGCGTGCTCAATTTCGACGAGGCGACGGGCTGGCTGATCGGCGAGCCGCATAAGGGCATGCGGGCGATGTTCGCCATGATGAACACCGCCCGCCTGGGCGTCGGCGTTCAGGGTCTGGGGCTGGCCGAGGCGTCTTATCAGGGCGCCGTGGCCTATGCCCGCGACCGCCTGCAGGGCCGCTCGCCCAGCGGCGTCAAGGCGCCCGACAAGCCCGCCGATCCGCTGATCGTCCATCCCGACGTGCGGCGGATGCTGCTCACCCAGCGCGCCATCGTCGAAGGCGGACGGGCCCTGGCCGCCTGGGTCGGTCTGGCCCTTGATCGCCAGCACCACGCCGGCGATCCCGCCACCCGCGCCGAGGCCGGCGAATTCGTCGCCCTGATGACCCCGGTGGTCAAGGCGCTGCTCACCGATCTGGGCAGCGAGGCGACCAATCTGGGCGTTCAGGTCTTTGGCGGCCATGGCTACATCCGCGAGCACGGCATGGAGCAATATATCCGCGACTGCCGGATCACCCAGATCTACGAGGGCACCAACGGCATCCAGGCCCTGGATCTGGTGGGGCGCAAATTGCCCGAGAACGCCGGGCGCAACCTGCGGCGCTTCTTCCATCCGGTCGCCGATTACATCGAGGCCCGCCTTGATGACGACACCCTGGCCGAATTCGTCGGACCGCTGGCCAAGACCTTCGTCCGCCTCCAGCAGGCCACGGCCCAGGTGGCGCGCGTCGGTATGACCAAACCCGCCGAAGCCGCCGCCGCCGCCACCGATTACCAGCGCCTGCTTGGCTTTACCGCGCTGGCCTATCTTTGGGCGCGCATGGCCGAGCTATCGCTGCCCAAGGCCGGCACCGCCGAGGATAACGACGCCTTCCACAGCGCCAAGGTGGCGACGGCCCGCGTGTTCATGGAACGCCTGCTGCCCCAGACCAGCGGCCTGTTCGCCACCATCATGGCCGGCGGCCGCAGCCTGGAGGCCTTCCCCGACGCCGCCTTCTGA
- a CDS encoding 3-hydroxyacyl-CoA dehydrogenase/enoyl-CoA hydratase family protein, translated as MSEIAKVAVIGAGVMGAGIAAHVANAGLPVLLLDIVAKDSEDRSAIAAKAIERLQKSEPSAFMGKAAAKRVTPGNIEDDLDKLADCDWIVEAILERADLKQDLYRRVEAVRKDGSVVSSNTSTIPLSTLTEGLGDRFAEDFLVTHFFNPPRYMRLLEVVAGAQTKPEVVETISRFADHRLGKGVVACKDRPGFIANRLGVYWLQAAVAEAFDHNLSIEEADAVIGRPMGIPKTGVFGLLDLVGLDLMPHVNASLAAALPKDDPFQAYNRPLAVVDKMIAEGYTGRKGKGGFYRITRAKGGKVKEAIDLHSGEWRPERPADPEAIRVAGRDLRALLDHDSPVGRYARAVLTRTLSYAALLVGDAADDPAAIDDAMRLGYNWKQGPFELIDRLGADWLAAALTAQGDPVPPYLAQAAGRKVYKVTEGHREILQPDGAYRSHLRPDGVLLLEDIKLVSKPLLKNGSAALWDIGDGVACFEFTSKMNALDPDILGLLAKSLKLVARQFKALVIYNEGGAFSAGANLGLALFAANIAAWSEIETLVAEGQKTYRALREAPFPVVGAPSGLALGGGCEILLHCDAVQAHAESYIGLVEVGVGLVPAWGGCTEMLHRWSTLGQLPKGPMPALSKVFETVSTATVAKSAAEAKELLFLREGDGITMNRDRLLADAKAKALALVEGYAPPPRREFTLPGAAAKTGLDMAVASVQRQGKATPYDGVVCGALADILSGGDTDITVTLTEDALLELERTHFMALARRPETLARIETMLLTGKPLRN; from the coding sequence ATGAGCGAAATCGCCAAAGTCGCCGTGATCGGCGCCGGGGTCATGGGGGCAGGAATCGCCGCCCATGTGGCCAATGCCGGGCTACCCGTGCTGTTGCTCGACATCGTCGCCAAGGACAGCGAAGACCGCAGCGCCATCGCCGCCAAGGCGATCGAGCGCCTGCAAAAAAGCGAGCCCTCCGCCTTCATGGGCAAGGCGGCGGCCAAGCGGGTGACGCCGGGCAATATCGAAGACGATCTTGATAAGCTGGCCGATTGCGATTGGATCGTCGAGGCCATCTTGGAGCGCGCCGATCTCAAGCAGGATCTTTACCGGCGGGTCGAGGCCGTGCGCAAGGACGGCTCGGTGGTGTCATCCAACACCTCGACCATTCCACTCTCGACCCTGACCGAGGGCCTGGGCGACCGCTTCGCCGAGGATTTCCTGGTCACCCACTTCTTCAACCCGCCGCGCTACATGCGCCTGCTTGAAGTGGTGGCCGGCGCCCAGACCAAGCCCGAGGTGGTGGAGACCATCAGCCGCTTCGCCGACCATCGCCTGGGCAAGGGCGTGGTCGCCTGTAAGGACCGCCCGGGCTTCATCGCCAACCGCTTGGGCGTTTACTGGCTGCAGGCCGCCGTCGCCGAGGCCTTTGATCATAATCTCTCGATCGAAGAGGCCGACGCCGTGATCGGCCGGCCGATGGGCATTCCCAAGACCGGGGTCTTCGGGCTGCTCGATCTGGTCGGCCTCGACCTGATGCCCCATGTCAACGCCAGCCTCGCCGCCGCCCTGCCCAAGGACGATCCCTTCCAGGCCTATAACCGGCCGCTGGCGGTCGTCGATAAGATGATCGCCGAAGGCTATACCGGGCGCAAAGGCAAGGGCGGCTTCTATCGCATCACCCGCGCCAAGGGCGGCAAGGTCAAGGAAGCCATCGACCTGCACAGCGGCGAATGGCGGCCCGAACGCCCGGCCGATCCCGAGGCCATCCGCGTCGCCGGCCGCGACCTGCGCGCCCTGCTCGATCACGACAGCCCCGTCGGCCGCTATGCCCGCGCCGTGCTGACCCGTACGCTGAGCTATGCCGCCCTGCTGGTTGGCGACGCCGCCGATGATCCGGCGGCGATCGATGACGCCATGCGCCTGGGCTACAATTGGAAGCAGGGGCCGTTCGAGTTGATCGACCGCCTGGGCGCGGATTGGCTGGCGGCGGCGCTGACCGCCCAAGGCGACCCGGTTCCCCCCTATCTGGCCCAGGCCGCCGGCCGCAAGGTGTACAAGGTGACCGAGGGGCACCGCGAGATCTTGCAGCCCGATGGCGCCTACCGCAGCCATCTGCGCCCCGACGGCGTGCTGCTGCTCGAAGACATCAAGCTGGTGTCCAAGCCGCTGCTGAAGAACGGCTCGGCGGCGCTGTGGGACATCGGCGACGGCGTGGCCTGCTTCGAGTTCACCTCGAAGATGAACGCGCTTGATCCCGATATCCTTGGCTTGCTCGCCAAATCGCTGAAGCTGGTGGCCCGCCAGTTCAAGGCCCTGGTCATCTATAACGAGGGCGGCGCCTTTTCCGCCGGCGCCAACCTTGGGCTCGCCCTGTTCGCCGCCAATATCGCCGCCTGGAGCGAGATCGAAACCCTGGTCGCCGAGGGTCAGAAGACCTATCGGGCGCTGCGCGAAGCCCCCTTCCCCGTCGTCGGCGCCCCCTCGGGTCTGGCTTTGGGCGGCGGCTGCGAGATCCTGCTCCATTGCGACGCCGTCCAGGCCCATGCGGAAAGCTATATCGGTCTGGTCGAGGTCGGCGTCGGGCTGGTTCCGGCCTGGGGCGGCTGCACGGAAATGCTCCACCGCTGGTCGACCCTCGGCCAATTGCCCAAGGGGCCGATGCCGGCGCTTTCCAAAGTGTTCGAGACCGTGAGCACGGCGACCGTCGCCAAATCGGCGGCCGAGGCCAAGGAGCTTTTGTTCCTGCGCGAGGGCGACGGCATCACCATGAACCGCGACCGCCTGCTGGCCGACGCCAAGGCCAAGGCCCTGGCCCTGGTCGAGGGCTACGCCCCGCCGCCCAGGCGGGAATTCACCCTGCCCGGCGCCGCCGCCAAGACCGGCCTCGACATGGCGGTCGCCAGCGTCCAGCGCCAGGGCAAGGCCACCCCCTATGACGGCGTGGTCTGCGGCGCCTTGGCCGATATTCTTTCGGGCGGCGATACCGACATCACCGTGACGCTGACGGAAGACGCTCTGCTCGAGCTTGAGCGCACGCACTTCATGGCCTTGGCCCGGCGGCCGGAAACCCTGGCCCGCATCGAGACCATGCTGCTCACCGGCAAGCCCTTGCGCAACTAG
- a CDS encoding thiolase family protein codes for MTQVVLASYVRSPFTPARKGALARVRPDDLAAQVIKALVARTGVDPATIEDLILGCAFPEGEQGLNVARLIGLMAGLPQSTAGVTVNRFCGSSMQSIHMAAGAIALGAGEAFVCAGVESMSRVPMMGFNPLPNPAFAKAMPGAYMGMGDTAENVAKRWKIDRKAQEEFALRSHQRAKTAQDAGHLSDEIVAITDPRGGASVETDGCVRPETTLDGLAELKPAFSTEGVVTAGTSSPLTDGASAVFVCSREYADRHGLTPLAALKSIAVAGCDPEIMGIGPVAASRKALERAGIDAGALDVIELNEAFASQALACLGELGLDADKVNIDGGAIALGHPLGATGARIVGKAASLLKRQGGRYALATQCIGGGQGIATILEAV; via the coding sequence ATGACCCAGGTGGTACTCGCAAGCTACGTCCGGTCCCCCTTCACCCCGGCCCGCAAGGGCGCCCTGGCCCGGGTACGTCCCGATGATCTGGCCGCCCAGGTGATCAAGGCCCTGGTCGCGCGAACCGGGGTTGATCCGGCCACGATCGAGGATCTGATCCTCGGTTGCGCCTTTCCCGAGGGTGAGCAGGGTTTGAACGTCGCCCGGCTGATCGGGCTGATGGCCGGCCTGCCCCAATCGACCGCCGGGGTGACGGTCAACCGCTTCTGCGGCTCGTCGATGCAATCAATCCACATGGCCGCCGGCGCCATCGCCCTGGGGGCTGGCGAGGCCTTCGTCTGCGCCGGGGTCGAAAGCATGAGCCGGGTGCCGATGATGGGCTTCAATCCCTTGCCCAATCCGGCCTTCGCCAAGGCCATGCCCGGCGCCTATATGGGCATGGGCGATACGGCCGAAAACGTGGCCAAGCGCTGGAAGATCGATCGCAAGGCCCAGGAGGAGTTCGCCCTCCGCTCGCACCAGCGGGCCAAGACGGCCCAGGACGCCGGCCATCTGAGCGACGAGATCGTCGCCATCACCGATCCGCGCGGCGGCGCCAGCGTCGAGACCGATGGCTGCGTCCGCCCGGAAACCACCCTGGACGGACTGGCCGAGCTGAAGCCGGCCTTTTCGACCGAGGGCGTGGTGACGGCGGGAACCTCCTCGCCGCTGACCGATGGCGCCTCGGCGGTCTTCGTCTGCTCGCGCGAGTACGCCGATCGCCATGGCCTAACGCCGCTGGCCGCGCTCAAAAGCATCGCCGTCGCCGGCTGCGACCCGGAGATCATGGGCATCGGCCCGGTGGCGGCCTCGCGCAAGGCCCTGGAGCGGGCGGGGATCGACGCCGGCGCCCTTGATGTCATCGAATTGAACGAGGCCTTCGCCTCGCAGGCCCTGGCCTGCCTTGGCGAGCTCGGCCTGGACGCCGATAAGGTCAATATCGACGGCGGCGCCATCGCCCTTGGCCATCCGCTGGGCGCCACGGGGGCGCGCATCGTCGGCAAGGCGGCGTCCTTGCTCAAGCGTCAGGGTGGGCGCTACGCGCTAGCCACCCAGTGCATCGGCGGTGGCCAGGGTATCGCCACCATCCTCGAAGCGGTCTGA
- a CDS encoding MerR family transcriptional regulator has translation MDTLYSVTDLGRSLGITPRTIRFYEDKGLISPRRVGTTRVYTAKDRARMTLILRGKSLGFTLRDIKEFLDLYATDKTQVEQITLLLAKVRQRVAQLEEQRQAVETSLRELRDIERQSLEALKAKGVNPHPQG, from the coding sequence ATGGACACTCTTTACTCGGTGACGGATCTGGGACGGAGCCTGGGGATCACCCCGCGCACCATTCGCTTCTACGAGGACAAGGGCCTGATTTCGCCCCGCCGCGTAGGAACGACCCGGGTTTACACGGCCAAGGACCGGGCGCGGATGACCCTGATTTTGCGCGGCAAAAGCCTGGGCTTCACCCTGCGCGACATCAAGGAGTTCCTTGACCTTTACGCCACCGACAAAACCCAGGTCGAACAGATCACCCTGCTGCTGGCCAAGGTGCGCCAGCGCGTCGCCCAACTCGAAGAGCAGCGCCAAGCGGTGGAAACCAGCTTGCGCGAACTCCGCGATATCGAGCGCCAGAGCCTCGAAGCCCTGAAAGCCAAGGGGGTCAACCCCCACCCACAGGGCTGA
- a CDS encoding long-chain-fatty-acid--CoA ligase, which translates to MMHDSPLPPSSLTTAPRLPLPSGPVCAMLDAIIARFPDNPAIDFLGRKWTYRELGEQIDRACAGFQSLGVEPGTRVGLCLPNTPYYIICYYGVLKAGGIVVNFNPLYVERELRELVEDSGTTLMVTLDLRQIYPKVAALLGDTALERIVVCSMSAILPSVKSLLFSVLKRSELADVPTDRRHIGFAKLIATKTPPRPVAIDPATAVAVLQYTGGTTGLPKGAMLTHANVTGNLTQILGWFPEARWGEEKMLAVLPFFHVFAMTVAMNVALALGAELILLPRFDLETVLKTIARKKPTLFPGVPTIYSAIIGAVAKTPYDLSSLRFCLSGGAPLPIEVKTRFEELTGCTLIEGYGLSEASPVVCCNPLDGAIKPGSIGQPLPGTTVEIRSVLDPALIVPRGERGEICVRGPQVMAGYWRRPQDTEDTFIDGALRTGDIGYIDDEGYVFLVDRIKDVILCGGYNVYPRIIEEALYQHEAVAEAVVIGLPDDYRGEAPKAFVRLRDGHSATPEDLKTYLATQISRIEMPKTIELRDDLPRTMVGKLSKKALVDEERAKALAGADKAS; encoded by the coding sequence ATGATGCATGACTCCCCGCTTCCGCCTTCCAGTCTCACGACGGCCCCGCGCCTGCCCCTGCCCAGCGGGCCGGTTTGCGCGATGCTCGATGCGATCATCGCCCGCTTTCCCGATAATCCGGCCATCGATTTCCTCGGCCGCAAATGGACCTACCGCGAGTTGGGCGAGCAGATCGACCGCGCCTGCGCCGGCTTCCAAAGCCTGGGGGTCGAACCCGGCACGCGGGTCGGCCTCTGTCTGCCCAATACGCCCTATTACATCATCTGTTACTACGGCGTGCTCAAGGCCGGCGGCATCGTCGTCAATTTCAACCCGCTTTACGTCGAGCGGGAATTGCGCGAACTGGTCGAGGATTCGGGAACCACGCTGATGGTCACCCTCGATCTCCGCCAGATCTACCCCAAGGTCGCCGCCCTGTTGGGTGATACGGCGCTCGAGCGCATTGTCGTCTGCTCGATGTCGGCGATCCTGCCTTCGGTGAAAAGCCTGCTCTTTAGCGTGCTCAAGCGCTCCGAACTGGCCGATGTCCCCACTGATCGGCGCCATATCGGCTTTGCCAAGCTGATCGCCACCAAAACCCCGCCGCGCCCCGTCGCCATCGACCCGGCCACCGCCGTCGCCGTCTTGCAATACACCGGCGGCACCACCGGCCTGCCCAAGGGCGCGATGCTGACCCATGCCAATGTCACGGGCAATCTCACCCAGATCCTCGGCTGGTTCCCCGAGGCGCGCTGGGGCGAGGAAAAGATGCTCGCCGTTTTGCCGTTCTTCCATGTCTTCGCCATGACCGTGGCGATGAACGTCGCCCTGGCGCTCGGCGCCGAGCTGATCTTGCTGCCGCGCTTCGATCTGGAAACCGTGCTCAAGACCATCGCCCGCAAAAAGCCGACGCTGTTCCCCGGGGTGCCGACCATTTACTCGGCGATCATCGGCGCCGTGGCGAAAACCCCTTACGACCTGTCGTCGCTGCGCTTTTGTCTGTCGGGCGGCGCGCCGCTGCCCATCGAGGTCAAAACCCGCTTCGAGGAGTTGACCGGCTGCACCCTGATCGAAGGCTACGGCCTGTCGGAAGCCTCGCCGGTGGTGTGCTGCAACCCGCTCGACGGCGCGATCAAGCCGGGCTCGATCGGTCAGCCGCTGCCCGGCACCACCGTCGAGATCCGTTCAGTCCTTGATCCGGCGCTGATCGTGCCGCGCGGCGAACGCGGCGAGATCTGCGTGCGCGGCCCCCAGGTGATGGCCGGCTATTGGCGCCGTCCCCAGGACACCGAGGACACCTTCATCGACGGCGCGCTGCGCACCGGCGACATCGGCTATATCGACGACGAGGGCTATGTCTTCCTCGTCGACCGCATCAAGGATGTCATCTTGTGCGGCGGCTACAACGTCTATCCCCGGATCATCGAGGAAGCGCTCTATCAGCACGAGGCGGTGGCCGAGGCGGTGGTCATCGGCCTGCCCGATGATTACCGCGGCGAGGCGCCCAAGGCCTTCGTCCGCCTGCGTGACGGTCACAGCGCCACCCCCGAAGACCTCAAGACCTATCTCGCCACCCAGATTTCGCGCATCGAAATGCCCAAGACCATCGAACTGCGCGACGACCTGCCGCGCACCATGGTTGGCAAGCTTTCCAAAAAAGCCTTGGTCGACGAGGAACGGGCCAAAGCCTTGGCCGGCGCAGACAAGGCCTCCTGA